A part of Populus alba chromosome 8, ASM523922v2, whole genome shotgun sequence genomic DNA contains:
- the LOC118052453 gene encoding V-type proton ATPase subunit G 1 yields the protein MEANRGQNGIQLLLAAEQEAQHIVNTARNAKMARLRQAKEEADKEIAEFRAHMEAEFQRKLTESSGDSGANVKRLEHETEAKIGHLKTEASRISHDVVQMLLKHVTAVKN from the exons ATGGAGGCCAACAGGGGTCAGAATGGAATTCAACTCTTGCTTGCTGCAGAGCAAGAAGCTCAGCATATTGTCAATACTGCTAGAAATG CGAAAATGGCTAGACTGAGACAAGCCAAAGAAGAGGCTGACAAGGAAATTGCTGAATTTCGTGCTCACATGGAAGCTGAATTTCAGAGGAAACTTACTGAG AGCAGCGGGGACTCTGGTGCTAATGTGAAGCGATTGGAGCATGAAACTGAGGCAAAGATCGGTCACCTGAAGACAGAAGCCTCAAGGATCTCCCATGATGTTGTACAGATGCTTTTGAAGCATGTGACAGCAGTGAAAAACTAG
- the LOC118052431 gene encoding patatin-like protein 6: MEYNQSSEMQEPSIDTDKLSYEIFSVLESKFLFGYDDQKLWVPKQISPATIEAKPESQNPSFLTENNSNGLSAIKNQRGKICILSIDGGSSLKGIISGKALAYLENALKLKSGNPDARIADYFDVAAGTGIGGLFTAMLFGTKDHNRPIMKAEETWRFLADQGKKFFTSGNRNVGFLKRFFKGSSTGTTAATAGLEKAMKETFTEKGRNLTLKDTLKPVLIPCYDLSSTAPFLFSRADALETDSFDFRMWEVCRATSAEPGLFDPVSMRSVDGQTRCLAVDGGLAMSNPTAAAITHVLHNKQEFPFVRGVEDLFVLSLGTGQILEVSYDYEQVKNWRAKQWARPMARISGDSSADSVDQAVAMAFGQCRSSNYVRIQANGSNLGRCGPNVDTDPSPNNVKMMIGIAEEMLKQKNVESVLFGGKRIGEQSNFEKLDWFAEQLVLEHQRRSCRIAPTVAFKQAATKTA; encoded by the exons atggaGTACAATCAATCTTCAGAAATGCAAGAACCCAGCATCGACACTGACAAACTCAGCTacgaaatcttttctgttcttgaaAGCAAATTTCTTTTCGGCTATGATGATCAGAAACTCTGGGTTCCTAAACAGATCTCTCCTGCAACAATCGAAGCAAAACCCGAGTCACAGAATCCTTCTTTTCTCACAGAAAACAACAGCAACGGGCTGTCGGCAATCAAGAATCAACGAGGGAAAATCTGCATATTGTCTATTGATGGTGGTAGCAGTCTAAAAGGGATTATTTCAGGGAAAGCATTGGCTTATCTTGAAAACGCTTTGAAATTGAAATCAGGTAACCCTGACGCCAGAATTGctgattattttgatgtggcAGCCGGAACTGGAATTGGTGGACTCTTCACGGCTATGCTTTTTGGCACCAAAGATCATAACCGTCCGATTATGAAAGCTGAGGAGACATGGAGATTTTTAGCTGATCAGGGTAAGAAATTTTTCACTTCTGGTAACAGAAATGTTGGGTTTTTAAAGCGGTTTTTCAAAGGGAGCTCAACCGGTACGACCGCTGCCACAGCCGGTTTAGAGAAGGCCATGAAAGAGACTTTTACAGAGAAGGGCCggaatttgactttgaaagatACTTTAAAACCGGTTTTGATCCCTTGTTATGATCTTTCCAGTACGGCGccgtttttgttttctagagcAGATGCCTTGGAAACGGACAGTTTCGATTTCCGGATGTGGGAGGTTTGTCGGGCAACATCAGCTGAACCGGGCTTGTTTGACCCTGTTTCAATGCGGTCCGTTGATGGTCAGACCAGATGTTTGGCAGTCGATGGTGGTTTAGCCATGAGCAACCCGACCGCGGCAGCCATAACTCACGTGCTGCATAATAAACAGGAGTTTCCGTTCGTTAGAGGAGTCGAGGATTTGTTCGTGTTATCATTAGGGACTGGTCAAATTCTTGAGGTTAGCTATGATTACGAGCAGGTCAAGAATTGGAGGGCCAAGCAATGGGCTCGACCGATGGCTCGGATTTCAGGTGATAGTTCGGCTGATTCAGTGGACCAGGCAGTGGCCATGGCATTTGGTCAGTGTAGAAGCAGTAACTATGTAAGAATTCAG GCAAATGGGTCCAATCTGGGAAGATGTGGACCTAATGTGGACACAGACCCCAGCCCTAACAATGTAAAGATGATGATTGGGATAGCGGAGGAAATGTTGAAGCAGAAAAATGTAGAATCTGTACTGTTTGGTGGTAAGAGGATTGGAGAGCAAAGCAATTTTGAGAAACTTGATTGGTTTGCTGAACAGCTTGTTCTTGAGCATCAGAGGAGGAGCTGCAGAATTGCTCCCACTGTTGCTTTCAAGCAAGCTGCCACCAAAACAGcctaa